The Candidatus Binatia bacterium genome window below encodes:
- a CDS encoding 3',5'-cyclic-nucleotide phosphodiesterase: MQFRVLGNAGGQIPGQHLSSYLLDETLLIDAGSTTAVLGLRAQRKIKNILITHAHLDHVMSLATLADNLFGIDGTIHVWGLAEVVEGLRTSFFNDTIWPDFTRITGDNQPAPILSFHDLPEGTAERIGAFEVTAVRVDHAVTSTAFFIENRKAALLHVGDTGPTEKVWALARTKKNLRAVVLEASFPNRLQETADLSQHLTPRTLAGEAAKLGRPSVPIFVTHLKPQYREEIIAELKKLKGLRLKILKQGQSLAL, translated from the coding sequence ATGCAATTCCGCGTACTGGGCAATGCCGGCGGCCAGATTCCCGGGCAGCACCTTTCTTCTTATCTGCTGGACGAGACGTTGCTTATCGACGCCGGCTCTACGACCGCGGTGCTCGGCCTGAGAGCGCAGCGGAAGATCAAGAACATACTCATCACCCACGCGCACCTGGACCACGTGATGAGCCTCGCGACGCTGGCGGATAACCTCTTCGGCATCGACGGCACCATTCACGTCTGGGGCCTGGCAGAGGTCGTCGAAGGGCTCCGCACCTCTTTTTTTAACGACACGATCTGGCCCGATTTTACCCGGATCACCGGAGATAACCAACCCGCGCCGATCCTGAGCTTTCACGATTTGCCGGAGGGAACGGCCGAAAGGATAGGCGCCTTCGAGGTCACCGCGGTGCGCGTCGATCATGCCGTCACCAGCACCGCCTTCTTCATCGAAAACCGCAAAGCGGCGCTCCTCCACGTCGGCGACACCGGCCCGACGGAAAAAGTCTGGGCGCTGGCGCGAACGAAAAAGAATTTGCGCGCCGTCGTGCTGGAGGCTTCTTTTCCGAATCGGCTTCAAGAGACCGCCGATTTGAGCCAGCATCTCACGCCGCGGACTCTGGCCGGCGAGGCGGCCAAGCTCGGCCGCCCTTCCGTTCCGATCTTTGTGACCCATTTGAAGCCGCAATACCGCGAAGAGATCATCGCCGAGCTAAAAAAGCTG
- a CDS encoding SCO family protein, with protein sequence MKQPWVWALAVFLIVGAGSIAVWTRRMGAPIHGASEERPLEGLKQLGKAPEFALTERSGKEIRSADLLGKVWIANFIYTNCPDTCPVQSAEMKALQDRFGREQDLRLVSITVDPKRDTPAVLTQYAARFGADPGRWLFLTGKEDEIFRLAQEGFRLTAGEIPEAKRDASGATHIHSPRFIVVDRRGEIRGYYPGMEKEALQRLGRDLEALLRDAK encoded by the coding sequence TTGAAACAGCCGTGGGTGTGGGCGCTGGCGGTTTTTCTTATCGTCGGCGCCGGGTCGATAGCGGTGTGGACGCGCCGGATGGGCGCTCCCATTCACGGCGCGAGCGAGGAGAGGCCGCTCGAAGGCCTGAAACAGCTCGGCAAAGCGCCGGAGTTCGCGCTCACGGAGCGGAGCGGAAAAGAGATCCGCTCCGCCGATCTTCTCGGCAAGGTCTGGATTGCGAACTTCATCTATACAAATTGCCCGGACACGTGCCCGGTGCAGAGCGCGGAGATGAAGGCGCTGCAAGATCGGTTCGGTCGCGAGCAGGATCTCCGGCTGGTTTCGATCACCGTGGACCCGAAGCGCGACACGCCCGCGGTCTTGACGCAATACGCCGCGCGCTTCGGCGCCGATCCGGGGCGCTGGCTGTTTCTGACCGGAAAAGAGGATGAGATCTTTCGTCTCGCTCAGGAAGGCTTTCGCCTGACCGCCGGCGAAATCCCCGAGGCCAAGCGCGACGCTTCCGGCGCGACGCATATCCACAGCCCGCGTTTCATCGTCGTCGACCGGCGCGGCGAGATCCGGGGATACTATCCGGGGATGGAAAAGGAAGCGCTTCAGCGCCTCGGCCGGGACCTCGAAGCGCTGCTTCGCGACGCGAAATAG
- a CDS encoding cation diffusion facilitator family transporter, which produces MERTTDSRPLALAVAITAIYFFAEVVGGLLTNSLALLSDAGHMFSDTAALGLSLCAFQIARRPATTKKTFGYQRLEILAALINGLVLWLVVGAIFTEAYRRFLDPPPVHTVGMLGVALVGLAVNVVAGRILYSCDQGNLNIRGAFLHVLGDALGSVGAVVAALVMLFTGWYMADPAISVLIGGLILYTSWELVRESVDILMQSVPRGINTEEVQRAMEEVTGVIKVHDLHVWSVTSGVFTLSAHAVIHERGDPHAILDQMEERLKSAFAIEHTTIQLETEDREGKEFRDF; this is translated from the coding sequence ATGGAACGCACCACCGACAGCCGACCCTTGGCGTTGGCCGTGGCCATCACGGCGATTTATTTTTTCGCCGAGGTCGTGGGCGGACTTTTGACCAACAGCCTGGCGTTGCTTTCCGACGCCGGCCACATGTTCTCGGATACGGCGGCCCTCGGCTTGAGCCTCTGCGCGTTTCAAATCGCGCGACGACCGGCCACCACCAAAAAAACTTTCGGCTACCAGCGGCTGGAGATTCTGGCCGCGTTGATCAACGGGCTGGTTCTCTGGCTTGTCGTCGGCGCGATTTTCACCGAGGCCTATCGACGATTTTTGGATCCGCCGCCCGTCCATACCGTGGGCATGCTCGGGGTGGCTCTGGTGGGGCTTGCGGTGAACGTGGTCGCGGGCCGCATCCTCTACTCCTGCGACCAGGGAAATCTCAACATCCGCGGCGCCTTCCTTCACGTCCTGGGCGACGCGCTGGGCTCGGTCGGCGCGGTCGTCGCGGCTCTCGTCATGCTCTTCACCGGCTGGTACATGGCCGACCCGGCGATCAGCGTCCTGATCGGCGGCCTCATTCTTTATACATCGTGGGAGCTCGTCCGCGAGTCGGTCGATATTTTGATGCAGTCGGTCCCCAGAGGCATCAATACGGAGGAGGTTCAAAGGGCGATGGAGGAGGTAACGGGAGTCATCAAGGTCCACGATCTTCACGTCTGGTCGGTGACCTCGGGTGTTTTTACTCTCAGCGCCCACGCCGTGATCCACGAGCGAGGCGATCCGCACGCGATCCTGGATCAGATGGAAGAGCGACTGAAGAGCGCCTTTGCGATCGAGCACACGACGATTCAACTGGAGACCGAAGACAGAGAGGGGAAGGAGTTTCGGGATTTTTGA
- a CDS encoding APC family permease codes for MTSSLKKVLLGKPKDPLDPRVFHQVSLVAFLAWVGLGADGLSSSAYGPEEAYLALGDHLFLALPLAFLMALTVFVISASYNQIIELFPSGGGGYLVATKLLGVKPGLISGGALIVDYMLTITISVASAGDQIFSFLPASIHGAKFGVQIFLVFFLIYLNLRGTKESVLFLLPIFLVFVLAHVVAIGLGIFPQAGEIPAIASRTTTEVTGDIQGLGLLATLAILLRAYSLGGGTYTGIEAVSNSLQVLREPRVETGKKTMRYMAVSLAFTASGLLIAYLLNQVVHEPGKTLNASLLEKVYGTFFSSNWAAGYSLVVITLASEAAILLVAAQTGFIGGPTLLSNMAIDSWVPHRFSHLSDYLVTRHGIWFMGLSSLGFLLYTAGQVKILVVMYSINVFLTFTFSQLGLCRHWWEARKEAPVWRRKIALSGFGLVLTATILAVTMVMKFAEGGWVTVAVTSSFIFLCYLVRAHYDRVRAALKSLDSTLTEIPFHPDLKNPLPPKDPNAPTAVVVVRDFDGIGIHTLLNIPRLFPNYFRNVVFVSVGVIDSSQFKGAREIENLRRRKEEDLQSYVEFANCLGWYAEYRYSLGIDLIEELVKLSKESARDFPKSIFFAGKLVFEQESLFTRMLHNHTPFTLQQKLQFEGLQMIILPIRVFKSPGPSAEAIKEQLGA; via the coding sequence ATGACTTCGTCTCTTAAAAAAGTATTGTTGGGCAAACCGAAAGACCCGCTCGACCCGCGGGTCTTCCATCAGGTCTCTCTGGTCGCCTTTCTCGCGTGGGTCGGCCTCGGCGCGGACGGACTCAGCTCCTCCGCTTACGGTCCGGAAGAGGCCTATCTCGCCCTCGGCGATCACCTCTTTCTCGCTCTGCCTCTGGCCTTTCTCATGGCGCTCACCGTCTTCGTCATCTCCGCGAGTTACAATCAGATCATCGAGCTGTTTCCGAGCGGCGGCGGCGGCTATCTGGTCGCCACCAAGCTGTTGGGCGTCAAGCCCGGACTCATTTCCGGCGGCGCGTTGATCGTCGATTACATGCTCACGATTACGATTTCGGTGGCGAGCGCCGGAGACCAGATTTTCAGTTTTCTTCCCGCGTCGATCCACGGAGCCAAGTTCGGCGTCCAGATCTTTCTCGTCTTTTTTTTGATTTATCTCAATCTGCGCGGCACCAAGGAATCGGTGCTCTTTCTGCTGCCGATTTTTCTCGTCTTTGTCCTCGCGCACGTCGTCGCGATCGGCCTGGGGATTTTTCCGCAGGCCGGCGAGATCCCCGCGATCGCGAGCCGCACCACCACCGAGGTCACGGGAGACATCCAAGGATTGGGCCTGCTGGCTACGTTGGCGATTCTGCTCCGCGCCTATAGCCTCGGCGGCGGCACGTACACGGGGATCGAAGCGGTCAGCAACAGCCTGCAGGTCTTGCGCGAGCCCAGGGTGGAGACGGGCAAAAAGACCATGCGTTATATGGCCGTCTCGCTGGCGTTTACCGCGAGCGGACTGCTGATCGCCTACCTGTTGAATCAGGTCGTCCACGAGCCGGGAAAAACTCTCAACGCGAGCCTGCTGGAAAAAGTATACGGGACGTTTTTCTCCTCGAATTGGGCGGCCGGGTACAGCCTGGTTGTGATAACGCTGGCGAGCGAGGCGGCGATATTGCTGGTCGCCGCGCAGACCGGATTCATCGGCGGCCCGACCTTGCTGTCCAACATGGCGATCGACTCCTGGGTCCCCCACCGGTTTTCCCATTTGAGCGATTACCTGGTGACCCGTCACGGTATCTGGTTCATGGGTCTGTCTTCTTTGGGATTTCTTCTCTACACGGCGGGGCAGGTCAAGATTCTCGTCGTCATGTACAGCATTAACGTGTTTCTCACCTTTACTTTCTCTCAGCTCGGACTCTGCCGGCACTGGTGGGAGGCGAGAAAGGAGGCGCCCGTTTGGCGGCGCAAAATTGCGCTCAGCGGCTTCGGTCTCGTGCTGACGGCGACGATCCTGGCGGTGACCATGGTCATGAAGTTCGCCGAGGGCGGTTGGGTGACGGTCGCGGTGACCTCGAGCTTTATTTTTCTCTGCTACCTGGTTCGGGCCCACTACGACCGGGTCCGGGCGGCGTTGAAGAGCCTGGACAGCACGCTGACCGAGATTCCCTTCCATCCCGATCTGAAAAATCCGCTCCCTCCCAAAGATCCCAATGCGCCGACGGCGGTCGTCGTCGTTCGAGACTTCGACGGCATCGGCATTCATACCCTGCTCAACATCCCACGGCTTTTCCCCAACTATTTTAGGAACGTCGTCTTCGTTTCGGTGGGGGTGATCGATTCCAGCCAGTTCAAAGGGGCGCGGGAGATCGAGAACTTGCGCCGAAGAAAAGAAGAGGATCTCCAGAGTTACGTGGAGTTTGCCAACTGCCTGGGCTGGTACGCCGAGTACCGCTACAGCCTGGGGATCGATCTCATCGAGGAGCTGGTGAAGCTCAGTAAAGAGTCGGCGCGGGATTTTCCCAAGTCGATCTTTTTCGCCGGCAAGCTCGTGTTCGAGCAGGAGAGTCTTTTCACCCGCATGCTCCACAACCACACTCCCTTCACCTTGCAGCAAAAGCTCCAATTCGAGGGGCTGCAGATGATCATCTTGCCGATCAGAGTCTTCAAGTCGCCCGGACCGTCCGCGGAGGCGATAAAAGAACAGCTCGGCGCGTAG